TTTAGTTACAAAAGTGATTCAACTTGCTATAGTATTTAATACACTCAAAAGCGCTTTTATATTAAAATTTATGTTTGTTATACATGAGCCACGCTAATGTTTAATTATTTCCAAATGAATAAGAAGGGAAATTAAAACTCAATTGTTCAGGATAATCAAAAAGTTGATGAATTTTAGGTACTATCTTAAATAACCTATTTACAAAGGGATAATCGACAATTTGAAGAAGTTGCTTCAGTCTTTTGATTTTTTTTCTTTCTTCATCTGTCAACATGCGCATTTCTCGCATAATGATTGATTGAACCTCTTCTAAATATTTATCTCTATGTTCAATTGACAACTGTCCCGATTTTCTTACTCGAAATCCACCAATTAAAGTATCAATTATGACAGGTTTGCTAAACCTAAAAAATCTCATCCATAATTCAAAGTCGCCAGCTAAACGATAATCGGCACTAATATATCCTCCTGCTTTTTCCTACAAAGAACGCCGCCATAGCGTAGATTCTTGTTGTATCCATTCTCTATTTCCCAAAAAAAGGCAAAGCGACTATATTTTCTCAGTGGTTTCACTGTTACTGTTCTTCCTTTTTCGTCAAAAATAGTAGGTACGCCACTTAACCAATCTATTTGAGGATACTGAAAAAATATTTCAGCTACAAGGCTAAACGAATTTTTGTGATACATATCGTCAGAATTAATCCACCCCATAATTTCGCCCGTGGTACGAGCAAAACCTTTTTGCAGAGCATCGTACATCCCTCTGTCAGGTTCACTTACCCAATAAGTTAAATATTTCTCATACTTTTTAATAATCTCCACTGAGTTATCTGTACTACCTCCATCAATAATAATAATATATTCTAAACGAGGATAGTTCTGCTCCAAAACAGAAACGATGGTTTGCTCTAAAAACTCTCCTTGATTAAAAGATGGCGTTACAATAGAAATAACGGGATATTGATTAGGCATAGTTTTGATATCTAAACTCAGGCCTGTCTTTACGGACAAAGAAAATATCCATTTGCCAAAATGCCCCATCCTTTTTTCTGTTCATAAAATCTACTATGTCGAGCGGCAGGAAGCCTAGTTTCTCCATGTACGAACACATTTCCCAAAAACGAAGGCTATTTTTAGCAATTGGAAAGTTATACACTTCCATTACAACCAGATTGGTTTTTTTCAATGTTTCTTTTGCTCCTTCTAAAATAGGAATTTCATAGCCATGTGTATCAAGTTTGATTAAATATGGCGGGTTTAATTTTTGTTGACTTACTTCCCAATCAATAGTGGTAACAGGAACTTTAATAATATTAGCAGATTCTGCTGCTTCTTCCATTGCTACTCCTCCCCAAAGGCTAGAATTATCAAAGTATATTTCTCCTTGCTTATTTCCAGCAGCTGCTATTACGTAGACTGTTTTTGGATACCGAGCTTTAAAAACTTTTAATCCTTCTTCATGTGCTTGCTGCGCTTCTATCAAAAGATACTTTGCCTCGGGATAGTACACCATACAAATTTCTGACCAACGACCATCAGAAGCACCTACATCTATTACAGAAGCAATTTCAATGCCTCTGTTAGCACTTCTCTTCAAACCTTCAAACATGGAAAAATGGCTAACCTCATGGCTGTCAATAGTAAACAAACGCCTTCGTCTGATTTCGTAGCCGGCAAAATGAAATAATTGTTTAATAATTGATTTTAGTATGTGGCTCTTAAACTTTGCAATTTAAAATATGATTGTATAATGCTATATATGCCTTAGCTTGTATCTCTAAACTATACTTCTTTTGAGCTTCTTTGGCAATAGCATGTCGGTTAAAACCGTCAATATTGTGCATAAATTTTTCAAGGTTATAGACCAATGCTGCAACACTGATTTCATTGCATAAATAACCATTGATTTCATCCTGAATAGTTTCCTTAATACCTCCTGTCGGAAAACCAATCACAGGTGTGCCACAGAGCAAAGCCTCAATCATGGTGTTGGG
The Bacteroidia bacterium genome window above contains:
- a CDS encoding glycosyltransferase; the protein is MPNQYPVISIVTPSFNQGEFLEQTIVSVLEQNYPRLEYIIIIDGGSTDNSVEIIKKYEKYLTYWVSEPDRGMYDALQKGFARTTGEIMGWINSDDMYHKNSFSLVAEIFFQYPQIDWLSGVPTIFDEKGRTVTVKPLRKYSRFAFFWEIENGYNKNLRYGGVLCRKKQEDILVPIIV
- a CDS encoding FkbM family methyltransferase, with translation MFEGLKRSANRGIEIASVIDVGASDGRWSEICMVYYPEAKYLLIEAQQAHEEGLKVFKARYPKTVYVIAAAGNKQGEIYFDNSSLWGGVAMEEAAESANIIKVPVTTIDWEVSQQKLNPPYLIKLDTHGYEIPILEGAKETLKKTNLVVMEVYNFPIAKNSLRFWEMCSYMEKLGFLPLDIVDFMNRKKDGAFWQMDIFFVRKDRPEFRYQNYA